A region from the Oncorhynchus keta strain PuntledgeMale-10-30-2019 chromosome 5, Oket_V2, whole genome shotgun sequence genome encodes:
- the si:ch211-198p11.6 gene encoding uncharacterized protein si:ch211-198p11.6 isoform X1 produces MAVSCHSSALWMCSHNFCDVVSQPIFYQRSIVNASCPVLPVWGLTLPLPAVLMIVVGLYMIFLAMALWFRQCLKEQCSPECGDCCPNIAPFDYCLACAESCNCRMPSLRSCLDQTCPSTCPSLPNCNMWDCACTCQPPACESFNCLCFEIKFR; encoded by the exons atggcagtttcttgtcattcttCTGCCCTATGGATGTGCTCACATAATTTTTGTGATGTTGTCAGCCAACCCATCTTTTACCAACGCAGCATTGTAAATGCATCGTGTccg GTGTTGCCTGTGTGGGGCCTCACACTCCCTCTTCCCGCTGTACTGATGATTGTTGTTGGTCTTTACATGATTTTCCTTGCAATGGCATTATGGTTCCGCCAATGCCTCAAG GAACAGTGTTCTCCTGAGTGTGGTGACTGCTGTCCAAATATCGCCCCATTCGATTACTGTTTAGCATGTGCAGAGTCGTGCAACTGTCGCATGCCATCACTGCGCTCGTGCCTTGATCAGACCTGCCCCTCTACCTGCCCCTCTCTTCCTAAT TGTAACATGTGGGACTGTGCTTGCACCTGCCAACCCCCAGCATGTGAGTCCTTCAACTGCCTCTGCTTCGAGATCAAGTTCAGATAG
- the si:ch211-198p11.6 gene encoding uncharacterized protein si:ch211-198p11.6 isoform X3: MMVLPVWGLTLPLPAVLMIVVGLYMIFLAMALWFRQCLKCSPECGDCCPNIAPFDYCLACAESCNCRMPSLRSCLDQTCPSTCPSLPNCNMWDCACTCQPPACESFNCLCFEIKFR, encoded by the exons GTGTTGCCTGTGTGGGGCCTCACACTCCCTCTTCCCGCTGTACTGATGATTGTTGTTGGTCTTTACATGATTTTCCTTGCAATGGCATTATGGTTCCGCCAATGCCTCAAG TGTTCTCCTGAGTGTGGTGACTGCTGTCCAAATATCGCCCCATTCGATTACTGTTTAGCATGTGCAGAGTCGTGCAACTGTCGCATGCCATCACTGCGCTCGTGCCTTGATCAGACCTGCCCCTCTACCTGCCCCTCTCTTCCTAAT TGTAACATGTGGGACTGTGCTTGCACCTGCCAACCCCCAGCATGTGAGTCCTTCAACTGCCTCTGCTTCGAGATCAAGTTCAGATAG
- the si:ch211-198p11.6 gene encoding uncharacterized protein si:ch211-198p11.6 isoform X2 — MMVLPVWGLTLPLPAVLMIVVGLYMIFLAMALWFRQCLKEQCSPECGDCCPNIAPFDYCLACAESCNCRMPSLRSCLDQTCPSTCPSLPNCNMWDCACTCQPPACESFNCLCFEIKFR; from the exons GTGTTGCCTGTGTGGGGCCTCACACTCCCTCTTCCCGCTGTACTGATGATTGTTGTTGGTCTTTACATGATTTTCCTTGCAATGGCATTATGGTTCCGCCAATGCCTCAAG GAACAGTGTTCTCCTGAGTGTGGTGACTGCTGTCCAAATATCGCCCCATTCGATTACTGTTTAGCATGTGCAGAGTCGTGCAACTGTCGCATGCCATCACTGCGCTCGTGCCTTGATCAGACCTGCCCCTCTACCTGCCCCTCTCTTCCTAAT TGTAACATGTGGGACTGTGCTTGCACCTGCCAACCCCCAGCATGTGAGTCCTTCAACTGCCTCTGCTTCGAGATCAAGTTCAGATAG